A single region of the Streptomyces caelestis genome encodes:
- the carB gene encoding carbamoyl-phosphate synthase large subunit, translating to MPKRTDIQSVLVIGSGPIVIGQAAEFDYSGTQACRVLKAEGLRVVLVNSNPATIMTDPEIADATYVEPITPEFVEKIIAKERPDALLPTLGGQTALNTAISLHENGVLDKYGVELIGANVEAIHKGEDRDQFKEVVEEVRKKIGHGESARSYICHSMDDVLKGVEELGGYPVVVRPSFTMGGAGSGFAHDEEELRRIAGTGLTLSPTTEVLLEESILGWKEYELELMRDKHDNVVVVCSIENFDPMGVHTGDSITVAPAMTLTDREYQILRDIGIAVIREVGVDTGGCNIQFAVNPEDGRVIVIEMNPRVSRSSALASKATGFPIAKIAAKLAVGYTLDEIPNDITQETPASFEPTLDYVVVKAPRFAFEKFPSADSTLTTTMKSVGEAMAIGRNFTEAFQKALRSLEKKGSQFTFVGEPGSAGNKDELLRESVRPTDGRINTVMQAIRAGATPEEIFEYTKIDPWFVDQLFLIKELADELAAADELTPDLLAEAKRHGFSDQQIGEIRGLREDVVREVRHALGIRPVYKTVDTCAAEFAAKTPYFYSSYDEETEVAPREKAAVIILGSGPNRIGQGIEFDYSCVHASFALSDAGYETVMVNCNPETVSTDYDTSDRLYFEPLTLEDVLEIVHAEQQAGPVAGVIVQLGGQTPLGLSQALKDNGVPIVGTSPEAIHAAEDRGAFGRVLKEAGLPAPKHGTATTFTEAKAIADEIGYPVLVRPSYVLGGRGMEIVYDETRLESYIAESTEISPSRPVLVDRFLDDAIEIDVDALYDGEELYLGGVMEHIEEAGIHSGDSACALPPITLGGFDIKRLRASTEGIAKGVGVRGLINIQFALAGDILYVLEANPRASRTVPFTSKATAVPLAKAAARISLGATIAELRAEGLLPASGDGGELPFDAPISVKEAVMPWSRFRDIHGRGVDTVLGPEMRSTGEVMGIDLVFGTAYAKSQAGAYGPLPTKGRAFISVANRDKRSMIFPARELVAHGFELLATSGTAEVLKRNGINATIVRKQSEGTGPNGEKTIVQLIHDGEVDLIVNTPYGTGGRLDGYDIRTAAVARSVPCLTTVQALAAAVQGIDALNRGDVSVRSLQEHAEHLTAARD from the coding sequence GTGCCTAAGCGCACCGATATCCAGTCCGTCCTGGTCATCGGCTCCGGCCCGATCGTCATCGGCCAGGCCGCCGAGTTCGACTACTCCGGCACCCAGGCGTGCCGCGTGCTCAAGGCCGAGGGCCTGCGCGTCGTCCTGGTGAACTCCAACCCGGCGACGATCATGACCGATCCGGAGATCGCCGACGCCACCTACGTCGAGCCCATCACCCCCGAGTTCGTCGAGAAGATCATCGCCAAGGAGCGCCCGGACGCGCTGCTGCCCACCCTGGGCGGCCAGACGGCCCTCAACACCGCGATCTCGCTGCACGAGAACGGTGTCCTGGACAAGTACGGCGTCGAGCTCATCGGCGCCAACGTCGAGGCGATCCACAAGGGCGAGGACCGCGACCAGTTCAAGGAGGTCGTGGAGGAGGTCCGCAAGAAGATCGGCCACGGCGAGTCCGCCCGGTCCTACATCTGCCACTCCATGGACGACGTCCTCAAGGGCGTCGAAGAACTCGGCGGCTACCCGGTCGTCGTCCGCCCGTCCTTCACGATGGGCGGGGCCGGCTCCGGCTTCGCCCACGACGAGGAGGAGCTGCGCCGCATCGCGGGCACCGGCCTCACGCTCTCCCCGACCACCGAGGTGCTCCTGGAGGAGTCCATCCTCGGCTGGAAGGAGTACGAGCTGGAGCTGATGCGCGACAAGCACGACAACGTCGTGGTCGTCTGCTCCATCGAGAACTTCGACCCCATGGGCGTGCACACCGGCGACTCCATCACCGTCGCCCCGGCGATGACGCTCACGGACCGCGAGTACCAGATCCTCCGCGACATCGGCATCGCCGTCATCCGCGAGGTCGGTGTCGACACCGGCGGCTGCAACATCCAGTTCGCGGTGAATCCCGAGGACGGCCGCGTCATCGTCATCGAGATGAACCCGCGCGTGTCGCGCTCCTCGGCGCTCGCCTCCAAGGCGACCGGCTTCCCGATCGCCAAGATCGCCGCCAAGCTCGCCGTCGGCTACACGCTGGACGAGATCCCGAACGACATCACGCAGGAGACCCCCGCCTCCTTCGAGCCGACGCTCGACTACGTGGTCGTGAAGGCCCCGCGCTTCGCCTTCGAGAAGTTCCCGAGCGCCGACTCCACCCTCACGACCACCATGAAGTCGGTCGGCGAGGCCATGGCCATCGGCCGCAACTTCACCGAGGCCTTCCAGAAGGCCCTGCGCTCGCTGGAGAAGAAGGGCAGCCAGTTCACCTTCGTCGGCGAGCCCGGCTCCGCCGGAAACAAGGACGAGCTGCTCCGCGAGTCGGTCCGCCCCACCGACGGCCGGATCAACACCGTCATGCAGGCCATCCGCGCGGGCGCCACGCCCGAGGAGATCTTCGAGTACACGAAGATCGACCCCTGGTTCGTCGACCAGCTCTTCCTGATCAAGGAGCTCGCCGACGAGCTCGCGGCCGCCGACGAGCTCACGCCCGACCTGCTCGCCGAGGCCAAGCGGCACGGCTTCTCCGACCAGCAGATCGGCGAGATCCGCGGCCTGCGCGAGGACGTCGTCCGCGAGGTCCGGCACGCGCTGGGCATCCGCCCGGTCTACAAGACGGTCGACACCTGCGCCGCCGAGTTCGCCGCGAAGACGCCGTACTTCTACTCCTCCTACGACGAGGAGACCGAGGTCGCGCCCCGCGAGAAGGCCGCCGTCATCATCCTGGGCTCCGGCCCCAACCGCATCGGCCAGGGCATCGAGTTCGACTACTCCTGCGTCCACGCCTCCTTCGCGCTGAGCGACGCCGGGTACGAGACCGTGATGGTCAACTGCAACCCGGAGACCGTCTCCACGGACTACGACACCTCCGACCGCCTGTACTTCGAGCCGCTGACGCTCGAAGACGTGCTGGAGATCGTCCACGCCGAGCAGCAGGCCGGCCCGGTCGCGGGCGTCATCGTCCAGCTCGGCGGCCAGACCCCGCTGGGCCTGTCCCAGGCGCTCAAGGACAACGGCGTGCCCATCGTCGGCACCTCCCCGGAGGCCATCCACGCCGCCGAGGACCGGGGCGCCTTCGGCCGGGTCCTGAAGGAGGCCGGCCTCCCGGCCCCCAAGCACGGCACCGCCACCACCTTCACCGAGGCCAAGGCCATCGCCGACGAGATCGGCTACCCGGTCCTGGTCCGCCCGTCGTACGTGCTCGGCGGACGCGGCATGGAGATCGTCTACGACGAGACCCGGCTGGAGTCCTACATCGCCGAGTCGACGGAGATCAGCCCCTCCCGGCCGGTCCTGGTCGACCGGTTCCTCGACGACGCGATCGAGATCGACGTCGACGCCCTCTACGACGGCGAGGAGCTGTACCTCGGCGGCGTCATGGAGCACATCGAGGAGGCCGGCATCCACTCCGGCGACTCGGCGTGCGCCCTGCCCCCGATCACGCTCGGCGGCTTCGACATCAAGCGCCTGCGCGCCTCCACGGAGGGCATCGCGAAGGGTGTCGGGGTGCGTGGCCTGATCAACATCCAGTTCGCGCTCGCGGGCGACATCCTCTACGTCCTGGAGGCCAACCCGCGCGCCTCGCGGACCGTCCCCTTCACCTCGAAGGCGACCGCGGTGCCGCTGGCCAAGGCCGCCGCCCGCATCTCGCTGGGCGCGACGATCGCCGAGCTGCGGGCCGAGGGCCTGCTGCCGGCCAGTGGCGACGGCGGCGAGTTGCCGTTCGACGCGCCGATCTCCGTCAAGGAGGCCGTCATGCCGTGGTCGCGCTTCCGCGACATCCACGGCCGCGGCGTCGACACGGTCCTCGGCCCGGAGATGCGCTCCACCGGAGAGGTCATGGGCATCGACTTGGTCTTCGGCACGGCGTACGCCAAGTCGCAGGCGGGCGCCTACGGCCCGCTGCCCACCAAGGGCCGCGCGTTCATCTCGGTCGCCAACCGCGACAAGCGCTCGATGATCTTCCCGGCGCGCGAGCTGGTCGCGCACGGCTTCGAGCTGCTCGCCACGTCCGGCACGGCCGAGGTCCTCAAGCGCAACGGCATCAACGCCACGATCGTGCGCAAGCAGTCCGAGGGCACCGGCCCGAACGGCGAGAAGACCATCGTCCAGCTCATCCACGACGGCGAGGTCGACCTCATCGTCAACACCCCGTACGGCACCGGCGGCCGGCTCGACGGCTACGACATCCGTACGGCGGCCGTGGCACGGTCCGTGCCCTGCCTGACGACGGTCCAGGCGCTCGCGGCGGCGGTCCAGGGCATCGACGCCCTCAACCGCGGCGACGTGAGTGTCCGATCGCTCCAGGAACACGCGGAACACCTGACCGCGGCCCGCGACTAG
- the pyrF gene encoding orotidine-5'-phosphate decarboxylase: MSGPEPFGARLRRAMDERGPLCVGIDPHASLLAEWGLDDDVAGLERFSRTVVEALADRVAVLKPQSAFFERFGSRGVAVLEKSVAEARAAGALVVMDAKRGDIGSTMAAYAESFLHKDAPLFSDALTVSPYLGYGSLSPAVALARESGAGLFVLALTSNPEGGEVQHAVRSDGRNVGATMLAHLSAENAGEEPLGSFGAVVGATLGDLSSYDLDINGPLLAPGIGAQGATPADLPRVFGAAVRNVVPNVSRGVLRHGPDAVALRDAAERFAKEIRHTVTSS, encoded by the coding sequence ATGAGTGGTCCCGAACCCTTCGGCGCCCGCCTGCGCCGGGCGATGGACGAGCGCGGCCCGCTCTGCGTCGGCATCGACCCGCACGCCTCCCTGCTCGCCGAGTGGGGCCTCGACGACGACGTGGCGGGCCTGGAGCGGTTCAGCCGCACGGTCGTCGAGGCCCTGGCCGACCGGGTCGCCGTGCTCAAGCCGCAGAGCGCGTTCTTCGAGCGGTTCGGCTCGCGGGGCGTCGCCGTCCTGGAGAAGTCGGTGGCCGAGGCGCGGGCCGCGGGCGCGCTGGTCGTGATGGACGCCAAGCGCGGCGACATCGGCTCGACCATGGCCGCGTACGCCGAGTCCTTCCTGCACAAGGACGCGCCGCTGTTCTCCGACGCGCTGACCGTCTCGCCCTACCTCGGCTACGGCTCGCTGAGCCCGGCCGTCGCGCTGGCGCGGGAGAGCGGCGCCGGGCTGTTCGTGCTGGCGCTGACCTCCAACCCGGAGGGCGGCGAGGTGCAGCACGCCGTGCGGTCCGACGGCCGCAACGTCGGAGCGACCATGCTCGCGCACCTGTCCGCCGAGAACGCGGGGGAGGAGCCGCTGGGGTCCTTCGGCGCGGTCGTCGGCGCGACCCTCGGTGACCTGTCGTCGTACGACCTGGACATCAACGGCCCGCTCCTCGCGCCCGGCATCGGTGCCCAGGGGGCGACGCCGGCCGATCTTCCCCGGGTCTTCGGGGCGGCGGTGCGCAACGTCGTGCCGAACGTCAGCCGGGGAGTGCTACGCCACGGTCCCGACGCGGTCGCGCTGCGTGACGCCGCGGAGCGCTTCGCGAAGGAGATACGTCACACCGTGACCTCCTCCTGA
- a CDS encoding quinone-dependent dihydroorotate dehydrogenase — MYKIFFSLLFKRMDPEQAHHLAFRWIRLAARVPVLRTFLAAALVPRHKELRTEAFGLRMHGPFGLAAGFDKNAVGIDGMAMLGFDHVEIGTVTGEPQPGNPKQRLFRLVKDRALINRMGFNNDGSLRVAARLASRTPVFKTVVGVNIGKTKVVPEEEAVADYVKSAERLAPYADYLVVNVSSPNTPGLRDLQATEALRPLLSAVREAADRTVSARRVPLLVKIAPDLADEDVDAVADLAVELGLDGIIATNTTIAREGLGLKSDPSLVKETGGLSGAPLKERSLEVLRRLYARVGDRITLVGVGGVENAEDAWQRILAGATLVQGYSAFIYEGPFWGRAIHKGLAARLRTSPYATLADAVGADVRKTA, encoded by the coding sequence ATGTACAAGATCTTTTTCAGTCTGCTCTTCAAGCGGATGGACCCGGAACAGGCCCACCACCTCGCCTTCCGCTGGATCCGGCTGGCCGCCCGCGTCCCCGTCCTGCGCACCTTCCTCGCGGCCGCCCTCGTGCCCCGCCACAAGGAGCTGCGCACGGAGGCCTTCGGGCTGCGCATGCACGGCCCCTTCGGGCTCGCCGCGGGCTTCGACAAGAACGCCGTCGGCATCGACGGCATGGCCATGCTCGGCTTCGACCACGTCGAGATCGGCACGGTCACCGGCGAGCCGCAGCCCGGCAATCCCAAGCAGCGGCTGTTCCGGCTGGTCAAGGACCGAGCGCTGATCAACCGCATGGGCTTCAACAACGACGGGTCGCTCCGCGTCGCCGCCCGCCTGGCCTCCCGGACGCCCGTCTTCAAGACCGTCGTCGGCGTCAACATCGGCAAGACCAAGGTCGTACCCGAGGAGGAGGCCGTCGCGGACTACGTGAAGTCCGCCGAGCGGCTGGCACCCTACGCCGACTACCTCGTGGTCAACGTCTCCTCACCGAACACGCCCGGTCTGCGCGACCTGCAGGCCACGGAGGCACTGCGCCCCCTGCTGAGCGCCGTCCGCGAGGCCGCCGACCGCACGGTGTCCGCGCGGCGCGTCCCGCTCCTGGTCAAGATCGCGCCGGACCTCGCCGACGAGGACGTCGACGCCGTCGCCGACCTCGCCGTGGAACTCGGCCTGGACGGGATCATCGCCACGAACACCACCATCGCGCGCGAAGGGCTCGGCCTGAAGTCCGATCCCTCCCTGGTCAAGGAGACCGGCGGACTGTCCGGGGCGCCCCTCAAGGAACGCTCCCTGGAGGTCCTGCGCCGCCTCTACGCGCGCGTGGGCGACCGGATCACCCTGGTGGGCGTCGGCGGCGTCGAGAACGCCGAGGACGCCTGGCAGCGCATCCTGGCCGGTGCCACGCTGGTCCAGGGCTACAGCGCCTTCATCTACGAGGGGCCCTTCTGGGGCCGCGCGATCCACAAGGGGCTCGCCGCGCGCCTGCGCACCAGCCCGTACGCCACGCTCGCCGACGCGGTGGGCGCCGACGTGAGGAAGACGGCATGA
- the rpoZ gene encoding DNA-directed RNA polymerase subunit omega — protein MSSSISAPEGIINPPIDELLEATDSKYSLVIYAAKRARQINAYYSQLGEGLLEYVGPLVDTHVHEKPLSIALREINAGLLTSEAVEGPAQ, from the coding sequence GTGTCCTCTTCCATCTCCGCGCCCGAGGGCATCATCAACCCGCCGATCGACGAGCTCCTCGAGGCCACCGACTCGAAGTACAGCCTCGTGATCTACGCGGCCAAGCGGGCCCGCCAGATCAACGCGTACTACTCGCAGCTCGGCGAGGGTCTCCTCGAGTACGTCGGTCCTCTCGTCGACACCCACGTCCACGAGAAGCCGCTCTCGATCGCCCTGCGCGAGATCAACGCGGGGCTGCTGACGTCCGAGGCCGTCGAGGGCCCGGCGCAGTAA
- a CDS encoding dihydroorotase: MSKILIRGAKVLGGEPQDVLIDGGTIAEVGSGLSAEGEGAEVVEAEGRVLLPGLVDLHTHLREPGREDSETVLTGTRAAASGGYTTVFAMANTFPVADTAGVVEQVWRLGKEHGYCDVQPIGAVTVGLEGKKLAELGAMHESAAGVTVFSDDGKCVHDAVIMRRALEYVKAFGGVVAQHAQEPRLTEGAEMNEGVVSAELGLGGWPAVAEESIIARDVLLADHVGSRVHICHLSTAGSVEIVRWAKSRGIAVTAEVTPHHLLLTDELVRTYNPVYKVNPPLRTERDVMALREALADGTIDIVATDHAPHPHEDKDCEWAAAAMGMVGLETALSVVQETMVDTGLLDWAGVADRMSVKPAQIGQATGQGRPVSAGEPANLTLVDTAYRGLVEPAGFASRSRNTPYEGRELPGRVTHTWLRGKATLVDGKLT; encoded by the coding sequence ATGAGCAAGATCCTGATCCGTGGTGCGAAGGTGCTCGGCGGCGAGCCGCAGGACGTGCTGATCGACGGCGGGACCATCGCCGAGGTGGGCAGCGGGCTGTCCGCCGAGGGCGAGGGCGCCGAGGTCGTCGAGGCCGAGGGCAGGGTGCTGCTGCCGGGCCTGGTCGACCTGCACACCCATCTGCGCGAGCCGGGCCGGGAGGACTCCGAGACCGTCCTCACCGGTACCCGCGCCGCGGCCTCCGGCGGCTACACCACCGTGTTCGCCATGGCCAACACCTTCCCGGTCGCCGACACCGCCGGTGTCGTCGAGCAGGTCTGGCGGCTCGGCAAGGAGCACGGCTACTGCGACGTCCAGCCGATCGGCGCCGTCACCGTCGGCCTGGAGGGCAAGAAGCTCGCCGAACTGGGCGCCATGCACGAATCGGCCGCCGGCGTCACGGTCTTCTCCGACGACGGCAAGTGCGTCCACGACGCCGTGATCATGCGCCGCGCCCTGGAGTACGTGAAGGCCTTCGGCGGTGTCGTCGCGCAGCACGCGCAGGAGCCGCGGCTGACCGAGGGCGCCGAGATGAACGAGGGCGTCGTCTCCGCCGAGCTGGGACTCGGGGGCTGGCCCGCGGTGGCCGAAGAATCGATCATCGCCCGGGATGTCCTGCTCGCCGACCACGTCGGCTCGCGCGTCCACATCTGCCACCTGTCGACCGCCGGGTCCGTCGAGATCGTCCGCTGGGCCAAGTCCCGCGGTATCGCCGTCACCGCCGAGGTCACCCCGCACCACCTGCTCCTCACCGACGAACTGGTCCGGACGTACAACCCCGTCTACAAGGTCAACCCGCCGCTGCGCACCGAGCGCGACGTGATGGCCCTGCGCGAGGCGCTCGCCGACGGCACGATCGACATCGTCGCCACCGACCACGCCCCGCACCCGCACGAGGACAAGGACTGTGAGTGGGCCGCCGCAGCCATGGGCATGGTCGGCCTGGAGACGGCGTTGTCAGTGGTGCAGGAGACCATGGTCGACACGGGCCTGCTGGACTGGGCCGGCGTCGCCGACCGGATGTCCGTCAAGCCCGCGCAGATCGGACAGGCCACGGGCCAGGGCCGTCCCGTCTCGGCAGGTGAGCCCGCCAACCTCACCCTGGTCGACACGGCATACCGTGGGCTCGTGGAACCCGCGGGCTTCGCCTCGCGCAGCCGCAACACCCCCTATGAGGGTCGTGAGCTGCCGGGCCGTGTGACGCACACGTGGCTGCGGGGCAAGGCCACGCTCGTCGACGGGAAGCTCACGTGA
- a CDS encoding PH-like domain-containing protein, with amino-acid sequence MTPVLLLAAEKESAQVTDWAARIGWVVGLALFVALVYWLMREGWKWRGTLQGDLPELPTPPDETGPVRLTTSGRYHGSTTAGQWLDRIVAHGLGTRSRAELMLTDAGLDVVRPGASDFFVPAAQLREARLDKGIAGKVLTEGGLLVVTWEHGDRLIDSGFRSDHAAEHNEWVEAINAMIETNSREGAER; translated from the coding sequence GTGACACCTGTACTCCTGCTCGCCGCCGAGAAGGAATCGGCGCAAGTGACCGACTGGGCCGCTCGCATCGGCTGGGTCGTCGGCCTCGCCCTGTTCGTCGCGCTCGTCTACTGGCTGATGCGCGAGGGCTGGAAGTGGCGCGGCACGCTCCAGGGCGACCTGCCCGAGCTGCCCACGCCCCCGGACGAGACGGGCCCCGTGCGCCTGACGACGAGCGGCCGCTACCACGGATCCACCACCGCCGGACAGTGGCTCGACCGCATCGTCGCGCACGGCCTGGGCACCCGCAGCCGCGCCGAGCTCATGCTCACGGACGCCGGGCTGGACGTCGTACGCCCCGGGGCGAGCGACTTCTTCGTCCCGGCCGCACAGCTCCGCGAGGCCCGGCTCGACAAGGGCATCGCGGGCAAGGTGCTCACCGAGGGCGGCCTGCTCGTCGTCACCTGGGAGCACGGCGACCGGCTGATCGACTCCGGCTTCCGCTCCGACCACGCGGCCGAGCACAACGAGTGGGTCGAGGCCATCAACGCAATGATCGAAACGAACAGCAGGGAAGGCGCCGAACGATGA
- a CDS encoding integration host factor, whose product MALPPLTPEQRAAALEKAAAARRERAEVKNRLKHSGASLHEVIKQGQENDVIGKMKVSALLESLPGVGKVRAKQIMERLGISESRRVRGLGSNQIASLEREFGSTGS is encoded by the coding sequence GTGGCTCTTCCGCCCCTTACCCCTGAACAGCGCGCAGCCGCGCTCGAAAAGGCCGCCGCGGCTCGCCGGGAGCGGGCCGAGGTCAAGAATCGACTCAAGCACTCCGGCGCCTCCCTTCACGAGGTCATCAAGCAGGGCCAGGAGAACGACGTCATCGGCAAGATGAAGGTCTCCGCCCTCCTGGAGTCCCTCCCGGGCGTGGGCAAGGTCCGCGCCAAGCAGATCATGGAGCGACTCGGTATCTCCGAGAGCCGTCGGGTGCGCGGCCTCGGTTCCAACCAGATCGCCTCCCTGGAGCGCGAGTTCGGCAGCACCGGCTCCTGA
- the coaBC gene encoding bifunctional phosphopantothenoylcysteine decarboxylase/phosphopantothenate--cysteine ligase CoaBC, producing the protein MDKPKVVLGVSGGIAAYKACELLRRLTESGHEVRVVPTASALHFVGAATWSALSGNPVSTEVWDDVHEVPHVRIGQHADLVVVAPATADMLAKAAHGLADDLLTNTLLTARCPVVFAPAMHTEMWEHPATQENVATLRRRGALVIEPAVGRLTGVDTGKGRLPDPGEIFEVCRRVLARGVTEPDLKGRHVVVSAGGTREPLDPVRFLGNRSSGKQGYALARTAAARGARVTLIAANSALPDPAGVDVVPVGTAVQLREAVLKASADADAVVMAAAVADFRPAVYAAGKIKKKDDQEPEPITLVRNPDILAEISAGRSRPEQVIVGFAAETDDVLANGRAKLKRKGCDLLVVNEVGESRTFGSEENEAVVLGADGSETAVPHGPKEALAETVWGLVVERLR; encoded by the coding sequence GTGGACAAGCCGAAGGTCGTTCTGGGGGTCAGTGGCGGCATCGCCGCGTACAAGGCCTGTGAGCTGCTGCGGCGGCTGACGGAGTCGGGCCATGAGGTGCGCGTGGTGCCCACCGCCTCCGCCCTGCACTTCGTCGGCGCCGCCACCTGGTCCGCGCTCTCCGGAAACCCGGTCTCCACCGAGGTGTGGGACGACGTGCACGAGGTCCCGCACGTCCGCATCGGACAGCACGCCGACCTGGTCGTCGTCGCCCCCGCCACCGCCGACATGCTCGCCAAGGCGGCCCACGGCCTCGCCGACGACCTCCTCACCAACACCCTGCTCACCGCCCGCTGCCCGGTCGTCTTCGCCCCCGCCATGCACACGGAGATGTGGGAGCACCCGGCCACCCAGGAGAACGTGGCGACGCTGCGCCGCCGCGGCGCCCTCGTCATCGAACCGGCCGTGGGCCGCCTCACCGGCGTCGACACCGGCAAGGGCCGGCTGCCCGACCCGGGCGAGATCTTCGAGGTCTGCCGCCGGGTGCTCGCCCGGGGCGTGACCGAGCCCGACCTGAAGGGCCGGCATGTCGTGGTCAGCGCCGGCGGCACCCGCGAGCCCCTGGACCCCGTCCGGTTCCTCGGCAACCGCTCCTCCGGCAAGCAGGGCTACGCCCTCGCCCGCACCGCGGCCGCCCGTGGCGCTCGCGTCACGCTGATCGCGGCCAACAGCGCCCTGCCCGACCCGGCCGGCGTGGACGTCGTCCCCGTCGGCACGGCCGTGCAGCTGCGCGAGGCGGTGCTGAAGGCCTCCGCCGACGCCGACGCGGTGGTCATGGCGGCCGCGGTGGCGGACTTCCGCCCGGCGGTGTACGCGGCCGGGAAGATCAAGAAGAAGGACGACCAGGAGCCGGAGCCGATCACCCTGGTACGGAATCCGGACATCCTCGCGGAGATCTCCGCCGGCCGCTCGCGCCCCGAGCAGGTGATCGTCGGCTTCGCGGCGGAGACCGACGACGTGCTCGCCAACGGCCGCGCCAAACTGAAGCGCAAGGGCTGCGATCTGCTGGTGGTGAACGAGGTGGGGGAGAGCAGGACCTTCGGTTCCGAGGAGAACGAGGCCGTCGTCCTCGGCGCCGACGGCAGCGAGACCGCGGTGCCCCACGGCCCCAAGGAAGCCCTGGCCGAAACCGTGTGGGGCCTGGTGGTCGAGCGCCTCCGCTGA
- the carA gene encoding glutamine-hydrolyzing carbamoyl-phosphate synthase small subunit produces the protein MTTSTRGAAKTPAVLVLEDGRVFRGRAYGAVGETFGEAVFSTGMTGYQETLTDPSYHRQVVVMTAPHVGNTGVNDEDMESKRIWVSGYVVRDPARVPSNWRSRRSLDEELAAQGVVGISGIDTRALTRHLRERGAMRVGIFSGDAVKDDSALLARVQEAPQMKGADLSAEVATTEPYVVPAIGEKKFTVAAVDLGIKGMTPHRMAERGIEVHVLPATATVEDVYAVNPDGVFFSNGPGDPATADHPVSVMQGVLERGTPLFGICFGNQILGRALGFGTYKLKYGHRGINQPVQDRTTGKVEVTAHNHGFAVDAPLDQVSDTPFGRAEVSHVCLNDNVVEGLQLLDRPAFSVQYHPEAAAGPHDAAYLFDRFVSLMEGQRA, from the coding sequence ATGACCACCTCCACCAGGGGAGCCGCCAAAACTCCCGCCGTACTCGTCCTGGAGGACGGCCGGGTCTTCCGCGGCCGTGCCTACGGGGCCGTGGGGGAGACCTTCGGCGAAGCGGTGTTCTCCACCGGCATGACCGGCTACCAGGAGACCCTGACCGACCCCTCATACCACCGCCAGGTCGTGGTGATGACCGCACCGCACGTCGGCAACACCGGCGTGAACGACGAGGACATGGAGTCCAAGCGCATCTGGGTCTCCGGGTACGTCGTGCGCGACCCCGCGCGCGTGCCGTCCAACTGGCGCTCCAGGCGCTCGCTGGACGAGGAGCTGGCGGCGCAGGGCGTCGTCGGGATCTCCGGCATCGACACCCGCGCCCTCACCCGCCACCTGCGCGAGCGCGGCGCCATGCGCGTCGGCATCTTCAGCGGCGACGCCGTCAAGGACGACAGCGCACTCCTCGCGCGCGTGCAGGAAGCCCCCCAGATGAAGGGCGCGGACCTCTCCGCCGAGGTCGCCACCACCGAGCCGTACGTCGTCCCCGCGATCGGCGAGAAGAAGTTCACCGTCGCCGCCGTCGACCTCGGCATCAAGGGCATGACCCCGCACCGCATGGCCGAGCGCGGCATCGAGGTACACGTGCTCCCGGCGACCGCGACCGTCGAGGACGTCTACGCGGTGAACCCGGACGGCGTGTTCTTCTCCAACGGCCCCGGCGACCCGGCCACCGCCGACCACCCCGTCTCCGTGATGCAGGGCGTGCTGGAGCGCGGCACCCCGCTGTTCGGCATCTGCTTCGGCAACCAGATCCTCGGCCGCGCCCTCGGCTTCGGCACCTACAAGCTGAAGTACGGCCACCGCGGCATCAACCAGCCGGTGCAGGACCGTACGACCGGCAAGGTCGAGGTCACCGCGCACAACCACGGCTTCGCCGTCGACGCCCCGCTCGACCAGGTCTCCGACACCCCGTTCGGCCGCGCCGAGGTGTCGCACGTGTGCCTGAACGACAACGTGGTGGAGGGGCTCCAGCTCCTGGACCGCCCCGCCTTCAGCGTCCAGTACCACCCCGAAGCGGCAGCCGGCCCGCACGACGCCGCCTACCTGTTCGATCGCTTCGTATCCCTGATGGAGGGCCAGCGTGCCTAA
- the gmk gene encoding guanylate kinase: protein MSERPRLTVLSGPSGVGKSTVVAHMRKEHPEVWLSVSATTRKPRPGEKQGVHYFFVSDDEMDKLIANGELLEWAEFAGNRYGTPRAAVQERLEKGEPVLLEIDLQGARLVRESMPEAQLVFLAPPSWEELVRRLTGRGTEPPEVIERRLQAAKTELAAEPEFDTTLVNTSVEDVARELLALVDVV, encoded by the coding sequence ATGAGTGAACGTCCGCGGCTGACCGTGCTCTCCGGCCCCTCCGGGGTCGGCAAGAGCACGGTCGTCGCCCATATGCGCAAGGAACACCCCGAGGTCTGGCTCTCGGTCTCGGCGACGACCCGCAAGCCCCGCCCCGGCGAGAAGCAGGGAGTCCACTACTTCTTCGTCAGCGACGACGAGATGGACAAGCTGATCGCCAACGGCGAACTGCTGGAGTGGGCCGAGTTCGCCGGCAACCGCTACGGCACGCCGCGTGCGGCCGTGCAGGAGCGTTTGGAGAAGGGCGAGCCCGTACTCCTCGAGATCGACCTCCAGGGCGCCCGTCTGGTCCGGGAGTCGATGCCCGAGGCCCAGCTGGTGTTCCTGGCTCCCCCCTCCTGGGAGGAGCTGGTGCGCAGACTCACCGGGCGGGGCACCGAACCGCCCGAGGTGATCGAGCGCAGGCTCCAGGCGGCGAAGACCGAGCTGGCCGCCGAGCCCGAGTTCGATACGACCCTGGTCAACACCTCCGTCGAGGACGTGGCTCGCGAGCTGCTAGCCTTGGTGGACGTCGTGTGA